In the genome of Pieris napi chromosome 16, ilPieNapi1.2, whole genome shotgun sequence, one region contains:
- the LOC125057524 gene encoding larval cuticle protein A2B-like produces MRLRIWTHVLLYHQRTHAIVMYAKLFIVCCVLVAASAAPGYLDGISYGAPAYTTHTFAAPAITHTIAAAPVVRAEPVDPNPAYTYSYGVNDPSTGDHKDAQETLQNGVVHGSYSLVEPDGHLRKVTYTADHVNGFNAVVERTGNAHPAVAVAHAPVAVAAPLAVAHAPIASIGHPWR; encoded by the exons ATGCGTTTGCGCATTTGGACACATGTGCTCTTGTACCACCAACGAACACACGCAATAGTCATGTACGCGAAG TTATTCATCGTTTGCTGCGTGTTGGTGGCGGCTTCAGCAGCGCCGGGATACCTCGACGGTATCAGTTATGGTGCGCCAGCCTACACCACACACACGTTTGCTGCACCTGCCATCACACACACTATTGCCGCTGCTCCC GTGGTACGCGCTGAGCCGGTCGACCCTAACCCAGCCTACACTTACTCATATGGCGTGAACGACCCCTCAACTGGAGACCACAAGGATGCCCAGGAGACACTCCAGAACGGAGTAGTACACGGATCTTACAGCCTGGTCGAGCCTGATGGCCACCTCAGAAAGGTGACCTACACGGCTGACCACGTAAACGGCTTCAACGCTGTTGTCGAAAGGACTGGCAATGCGCACCCT GCTGTAGCAGTAGCACACGCACCGGTAGCAGTAGCGGCGCCACTCGCTGTGGCCCACGCTCCCATTGCTTCCATCGGCCACCCATGGCGCTAG